The Rhodopirellula islandica genome segment TCGACCTCCCTTTCCTGACTTGGACCACTTGTCATGCAAAACATCCATAAGATCAAACAAGACATGTGCGACATCGGTCGCCGCATCTACAACCGTCAATTCGCGGCGGCCAACGACGGCAACATCACCGTCCGCGTCAGCGACAACGAAGTCCTCTGCACACCGACCATGCACTGCAAAGGCTATTTGACGCCGGACGATATCTCGATGATCGACATGACCGGCAAGCAAATCGCTGGTCGCAAGAAACGCAGCAGCGAAGCGTTGTTGCACTTGGAAATCTACAAGCAACGTGCCGACATCAAATCCGTCGTTCACTGCCACCCACCGCACGCGACTGCGTTTGCGATCGCTCGCGAGCCCATTCCACAGTGCATCTTGCCCGAGGTCGAAGTCTTCCTCGGCGACGTGCCGATCACCAAGTACGAAACACCTGGCGGACAAGCCTTCGCTGACACAATCATTCCTTTCGTTGAAAAAACGAACGTCATGATCCTGGCCAACCACGGCACCGTTTCGTACGGCGAATCGGTGGAACGAGCCTACTGGTGGACTGAGATCCTGGACTCGTACTGCCGCATGCTGTTGCTCGCCAAACAACTGGGCAATGTGTCGTACTTGGACGAAACCAAGTCACGAGAGTTGCTGGAACTGAAGGACAAATGGGGATTCAAAGACCCACGCAACACGTCCGAGTTCGAAGACTGCGACATCTGTGCCAACGACATCTTCCGTGACTCATGGAAAGACTCGGGCGTCGAGCGTCGTGCCTTCGCACCACCACCACCGATCAAGACATCCAGTTCGGCATCGGCTGCACCTGCTGGTGTGGACGAAGAGCAGCTCGTGAAGCTGATCACCAACGAAGTCATGCGTCAGATGAAAGCGTCAAGCTAGCTCACCAGGTAGCCGGATTCGCCAGAATTCGGATTCCTAGCGGTAGGGCGCGAGCCCTCCGGTACCGCACCGGGCGGCTCGCGCCGCTCCGCTAACACCACACAAACCATCCCCCACATCCAACTCAACTGATCCCATGAAAGTTTCCATCATTGGTGCCGGCGGCCTCGTCGGATCTTGTGCCGCTTACGCGTTGCAGTGCGGCGGCTTGGCTCGCGAAATCGCGTTGCTCGACGTCAACGTTGAAACCGCCGTGGGTCACGCGTTGGATTTGCAACACGGTTCGCCAAGCGTCGCGGATCAAACGATCGTGGGCGGTGGTTACGAGCACATCCCGGACAGCGACATCATCTGCATCACCGCAGGCCTGCGTCGTAAACCCGATGAGTCACGTTTGGACTTGATCAACCGCAACACCGACCTGTTTGTCCAAATCCTTCGCGACGTGAAGGCCGCCGGGCCGAAGCAATCCGCGATCGTGTTGGTCGTCAGCAACCCCGTCGACATCCTGACGTACGTTGCCGCAGGCATGCTGGGATTGCCAACCAAGCAAGTCATCGGTTTGGGAACGCAGCTCGACACCATCCGATTCTGCTCGCTGATCGCGGAAGAACTCAAGGCACCACCAACGCAAACGAAAGCGTTGATCTTGGGCGAGCACGGCGACTCGATGGTTCCCATCTGGAGCAGTGCCGCGATCGGAAGTTTGCCACTCGATAAATTCCCAGGCTGGAACCCGGCTCTCGCCAACCAGCTGTTCACTCGGACACGCGGCAGCGGTGCCGAAGTCATCAAACGCAAAGGCGGAGCGGGCTTTGCCGTCGGCATTGCCATCCGCGATGTGATCGACGCCGTGATCCTCGACCGCAAGTGCTTGCTGCCCGTCAGCAGCGTGCAATCGGGCTGCTACGGCATCCACGATGTGGCACTCAGCGTCCCCACCGTGGTCGGCCGCACCGGTGTCGTCGATCAACTCGAGATCGACCTCTGGCCCAAAGAAGTCCAGGGACTCCGAGCCAGCGGCGCCGCCCTCCGCAAAACCCTCGACACCGTCCTGCCACGGATCAAGTAGCCGGATCGCCAGAATTCGGAGGTCCACTCACTCGAGCGTCTGAATTCTGGCGAAGACGACGACGGCCCCATCCGGGGCGACATCGTGATGTGCACCACCGGTCTCGGGGCTTCCGCCCCGAGCTACCAACGGCGGCCCCGTCCGGGGCGGTTGTGCATGCATGACTCCGGAGGAGTCGGCGTTCTTAGCTCGGGGTGTCAGCCCCGAGAAAACAAACCCACCCCCATCCGATCGCCCCGGACCGGGCCGTCGAAACCGAGCGTCCTTCTCGGCAATGACGGGGGCATTGTGCGTCTCCGTGGTCCGGTTGATTTTGGCCGTTGGCCAAACTCAACCGTTCATCACTCCCAAACGTATCGTTCGTCAAACGCCGACGACGGCCCCATCCGGGGCGACGTTTTGATTTTCACCACCGGTCTCGGGGCTTCCGCCCCGAGCTACCGACGGCGGCCCCGTCCGGGGCGGTTGTGCATGCATGACTCCGGAGGAGTCCGCGTTCTTAGCTCGGGGTGTCAGCCCCGAGAAAACAAAACCAACCCCATCCGATCGCCCCGGACGGGGCCGTCGAAACGGAACACCGGGGCTCTTGGCGTATCGCCCTATTCTCCAACGGACGCACCACTCAGGGCGTCAGCCGATGAAATGCCAATCCGCTGAGCAACTTGGGATAGAAGTAGGTGCTCTTCGCCGGCATGCGTTCGTGATTCAGGCTGATCTGCTCGATGTCAGAGACCGTGGCGGGCATGACCAGCGCCGCGAAAGTGTAATCCCCATCGCCTTCTGACTCCGCAGCTTGTGACTCACCTTTCAAACCAGCGACGACGTCCGCGACGTCGTGAATATAGGTTGGCTTGGGATGTCCAGACTCTCCCAGGCAGTCCTCCAACACCAACTTGTGCAACAAGCTGACGCCCAGCGATCGCCAGGTCTCACTCTGGTCGCCGGCAATCTCCGCCATCCGAGCCATCGCGTTCTCATTCGCGTTGACCATGACCCAGGTCTCATCGCCAACGGCATACAACGCCATCAAGCTTTGACGATCCGCCAACTGAATTCGTGTCCAGGCGTCGTCTGCCGCGGACAAACCACCGCTGAGCGTTTCACAATTGAACCCATTCCCGAGTCGCTTGATCAACTCTTCGGAACGCATCGGACGGATGCCGCGAATCAGCCGGTGAGTTGGCAACACGACCAGCCCCGGATCGTTCATCCCAACCAACATCGTCATCACAAAGTTCACCGGATGATCCGGGGCGATCCCACCGGCCTGCTCCGCCACGAAGTCTCGGTAGTCACACGCGGTTTCATAGCGATGGTGCCCGTCCGCCACAAACATCGGCTTGTCCGCTAGCAATTGACTGGCCTTCGTGACAGCATCGGGATCAGTAATCGGCCAAACGGTGTGAACCACGCCCGCATCGTCAGTGGCTTCGATCGGCGTGACATCGGCCTTGGCAGCTTCCAAGCATTCAATGACCGCGTTGTCATTGTCGGGGTACAAACCAAAGATCGGGCTGTTGTTCTGCTCCGTTGCCTTCATCAGCTTCAGACGATCCACCTTCGCCTTGGGGTGAGTCTCCTCGTGCGGATGGATGTTGCCTTTGCCAAACGGCTCCAAGCGAACTCGCCCCATGAATCCGCGCCGCGTCACCGATTCTTGGTCACCACTCTCGCCAGAAATCGCAAACGTTTGATGATAGAGATAGAACCCCGGTTCGTCGTCCTGCTTCAGCACACCTTCGCTGATCCACTGTTGGACGAAACCCGCGGCACGTGAGTAAGTCTCGTCAATCTCATCACCAGGTTCCTCGCGATTCAAGATCACGCGGATCACATTGGACGGGTGCCGCTTGTAGAGCACTTCCTGGTACTCAGCATCGATGACGTCATAAGGCGGTGCGACAACCTCGGAAAGCGACCGAATGTGATCGAGGTTGTAACGCAACGCGGCAAAGGGTGTGACTTCCGGCACGTCAGGCTCCAACGCAGAACAACGTTTCTAAGCAGGTAAGCAGGCGTCACTTGGCATTGGAACTGTTTTGGCGAACGCCACGGTTCTCACGTACATTCGGGGCGAACGCCCAAACGGCTCACATGATTTCTCCAGATCGTCCCTGCCAACCTGCTTCGTTCAAGTCGATTTGCAAACAATCGCGGCGTGGACATCACGCCACCAAGTCTCCGATCACATCAACAACCCAGCCGTTTCTGGCAATCCAAACATCACATTCATGTTTTGAACCGCGGCACCACTGGCGCCCTTGGTCAGGTTGTCGATGGCACAGACAATGACAGCTCGCTTGCCCGAAGGACGCACCGAAATCTGAACTTGGTTGGTCCCGGCGACATACTTCGTCGCGGGCAAGTGATCGACCACATGGACACAGGGTTGGTCTGCGTAAGTGTCTCGCAACAAGCTCATCATGGCACGAACCGCGTCCTCCACCGAGCCAGCCTTGCCCGCTGGCTTCACATAGATGGTCGACAAAATGCCGCGATCCATCGGAGTCAGGTGCGGTGTGAACATCACTTCGATCGCAGCACCCGCGATCCGTTCGACGAGGTCCGCGATCTCGGGTGCGTGGCGGTGAGTTCCCACCGCGTAAGCGGAGATCGATTCGTTGGTCTCACAGTAAAGGGTTCCGAGTTTCGGCGAACGACCGGCTCCTGAAACGCCGGATTTGCTGTCGACGATGATGTCCTCGGTTTCAATCAATCCCGCCTTCACAAGCGGGGCCAGCGGCATGATTGCGGAGGTGGGATAGCACCCCGGGTTGGCGACGATGTCAGCGCTGCGAATTTCGTCGGCGAAGAACTCCGGCATGCCGTAAACGACGTTGCCGATTCGTTCCGGCCATGGGTGTTTGACACCGTACCAGTGCTCGTAAGTTTCCAAACTGGACAGCCGAAAATCGGCGCTGAAGTCAATGACTCGCATCCCAGCACCGGCCAATTGCTTCACGCTTTCCGCAGAAGCCCCATGAGGCAAGCAGCACATCGCCACATCGGCCGACTTCGCGATCACGTCGGCATCGAGCGGTTGCAGGGTCACGTCGCAACGTCCCGCCAGCATCGGATGAATTTCCGAAAGTGGCTTGCCCTCGTCTTGGCGACTGGTCGCGATCACCAGCTCTGCACTGGGATGCGTGAGCAGCAACCGGGCGACTTCCAACGCGGTGTAACCGGTCGATCCAATGAGAGCGACGCGAAGATCAGATGATGACATGATGCAACTAAGAAGGCTTCCAATTGAAAAGGGTTCACCCAGTGGCGAACAATCTCCCACCGGTGTTGTCGCTTTTTCCGCCGTGATCGGCAACCACGCCCAATTCAACTCACGCGTTCTTGGAACCCAACGAGGGAAACACCAAGCGCCCTGCGAACTGCCGAGCCATCTCAAGCACCGAGTTCAAATCATCTTTTTCAAAGTAGCCCGCCACGTTCTTGTCGTAAGCCAACGCGATGTCACGTTGATGACGCGAAGTCGTCACAACGAACACTGCCAACCGTTTCAGAGAATCGTCGCGACGAACCTCCGTCAAAAATTCATGCCCGTTCAAACCAGGCATGTTCAGATCGAGGAACGCCAAGACCCCCACATCGTCGCTTTCGCTCACGATACTGCGTAGTTTCTTCAGTGCTTCACCGCCATCGGAGGCATGCACCAACTCGCAATCCACCTGATTGCGTTTGACCGCGCGGCGGAATGCCTCGACGTCCACCGCGTCATCTTCAATCAGAAGAAACGTCGGACGTTTGGCTTCGCAGGAGCTTGAATTGTCGACAAGAGACGATGTCATGTACGCACGTTTACAATGGAGTCTTCAGCGGGACGATCTTTCACTGACTGGTTCACTGATTCAATTTGCTTGGGCCAAGTGAACCAAAAGGTGGTTCCACTTCCCGGGGAGGAATGGAGCCCAATTTCCCCACCATAATGCTCCACATGCTTCTTTGCGATAGCAAGTCCCATGCCACTTCCATCCGAAACATCGGTTGCGACACGCTGGTACATCTGAAACACCTTTTCGTGAAAACGGGCTTCGATCCCAATCCCGTTGTCGGCGACTTCCCAATTGTACCAATCAACATCTTCCCCGCATCGCACTTCAATCCGTCCATCCGCACCTTTGTCGTTGTATTTGACGGCGTTGCTGATCAAATTCAACAGCACTTGCTGCAGTGGAGTCCGCACGGTGTCAAAGACAGGCAAGGTATCCCATGAAATGTCGCAACCATCCAAGTTGTCCGCCATTGCGACGATCGACGTGACCAATTCGTTGGTGTCGACGTGCTCGGGACGAGAATCGACACGCCCGACGCGTGAATAGTTCAGCAAATCGTCGAGCAAACATTCCATGCTGCGGACACGCGTTTGCATGTGTTTCAAATGCTCCTGCGAACTTTCCGGCAAAATGCCTTCACAATCCTCCTGGACCCAACTGGCTAAGTGCTGGATGCCACGCAGGGGCGACTTCAGATCATGAGAAGCAATGTAGGCAAAATTATCCAGTTCGCGATTGGACTCGATCAGCGCCTCCGCTTTCTTCACCAATTCTTGACTGAGTCTCTCGGATCGATCCAACAGCAGCTTGGTTTCTTGGTTTTTGTCGCTGAAAACACGGGCTGCTTTGACCATCTCTGCGATTTCGTCGGTTCGCTCGGTCTCAGTCGAAATCACCATGGTTTCACCGGCGGCCAATCGCCGGAACATTTCCGTCAAACGACTGATCGGACCGATGACGGCCATCGACAAGCTGGTTGCGAGCAGCATGGCCAACAACACCGCCCCCACGGCCGCTCCCACCGCGATGTAGCGAGAACGGCGGAAGGACGCCTCACGGTTGCGTTGGTTCAGGGTCTTTTGCTCCCGAACAAACTCCTTCAGCTTGGACGATTGGTAGCTGAACTCGGCGATTTCCCCCGCCATCACCACGTTGGAGTAAACCATGTAGCCGCGGGTGGCCTGAAACGCGCGCGTGCCGACACGCTGAAATTCAGACAGGCTGGCCAACACCTCCGCGAGGATCCTCTGGACTTCTTCCTGCTGATTGTCGGGAGCTTCCTGCAATTCCAGGCACGCCAAACGAGCCATTTCGAGATCCTGCGTGGCTCGGTCAAAACTCTCCGACTTGGGATGATTGAAGTACTCCAGCAGCGAGCGATGAGCCGACACGTACGCTCCTCGAGCGCCGCCATGCTTGCGAATCTGTTGCTCGTACTTGACCGGATCCTTCATCCACCAAGCACGCAGCTGGTTGAACGCGTCGCGAACCAGCTCCGCCTTCTCTGGCAACTCCTGCTGCACCAATAGAGAACGCAGCTCACGCTCCTCCGCCGCCAATTTCAACTGATCGCTCAAGACGTTCAGGTGGCCTTCCATCTGGACCAAGGTCTCTTCGATCGAGGCATCGGCTCCCTTGGCACGTTCGATCTCCTCTGCCAGTTCCTCCTGCAACGTCAGAGCGGCCCGGTACTGCGCCGAGGCTCCTGTTAACAAATAGCTCTCGCTACGAGATTTCAGCTCCTGGACTTTCCGGTCAATCGATTCGATGACCACCGAAGTGCTCTCCGCTCGCTGGTACTCGGCAAAACTCTTCAACAGTGACGACTGACCACTCACGCCGATCCACGTGCTGAGCACGCACAACGCCACCAAGCACGCACTTGCCAAGTAGATGCGTTGCCGCAGAGTCTGTCGTCCCAGTTGGGTCAGCATCATGATCATCCGGACACGAACTCATTCCAGTGCCGAAGGCTGGCCTCGTAGGACTTCATCACAGTGTTCCAGACCGCAATGTTGCAAAATCGTTTTTCGTAGGAGCCGCCGTCTCGAGCCTGACCTTCCTTGACCACCACTCGCCCGGTTGTGCCCTGAAGATCCGTGGTGGCAGGTTTCCCCTCGTACCAGTAGTCCCACTCGGCTTCACTGAGTTCTTCGCGAGACCGTTGCGGGTTGGAAATGTAATAACCTTGACGAGCGATGAAGGCGCCTGGCCACCCCGACAACCACCAGTTCATGTATTCATAGGCGGCGTCTTTGACCGAGCCTGAGGTTCTGGACGACAGACACATCACGCCATGCCAAGCACGATAACCTTCCTTGGGGGATGCGTTGACGCATTCAATTCCACGCCCCCTCAACTCAAACACAGCCGGTGAGAACATGCTTTCAATCACCACTTCCCCACGGCTCATCAACCCCACCGAGGACGGAACGCTGCTCCACACGCCACGAAAGTGCCCACTGCGTCGGTAGTCTTCCAAAATCTGAAACAGGGTTTCCAATTCGGCTTCGCTGAGATTGCCAATGTCACCAAACTCAGCCAACCCTTTGGCTTGAACGGCCATCGCCAAGTCAAACAAACCGATGGTGGGTTCATTGACGATCGCAACCTTTCCCGCCCAGCGGTCATCAAGCAACCACGCCCACGATTCTGTCTCGTAGGGAATCCCCCGCGGGACGAACGAAGCGTCATAACCAAACGAATCAACGTTGTGCACATACGGCAGAAAACTGATTTGCTCGGTTGACTGGCCGCCCAGAGTTCCATCGGGCTGGATGAACAGCAGTTCATTGGGTGCGTCGCCCGCACCAATCTTGGCCTCAGGGGTCAACCGTCCGACACGCGTCAGCGGGTTGATCTCATCCCAGTACCGAATCCGGGTGCGATCGATGGGCTGGATCGCACCAGCCTGCCACAGCACCCGAATGCTATTGGACCATTGCTCATACAGATCAAACGATTCAGGCCGCGTCGAAGCCCGGTGAAGCACTTCCGCACTGCCTCCTGGCGTGAACTCCAACTGGATGCCCAGGTCGGCTTCCGCACGCACACGAAGATCTTCCTGCAGGGTCACATGGGTCCCAAGAACCCGAACCACCGGTTTACCGGACACATGAATCGCCGGTGCAGAAAAGACATCAGATGCCTTCACAGGCTTCGCCCCGGCGACAGCCACCGTTGCCAACGTCGCGCCGAGCAATTCGCGTCGATTGAGATTCATGACAGCTGACGGTGGATGGAAGAGCGTTGGCAGGAGCGGCGGGAGGCATCTTCAAATTTGAACCGCGTGAATGCATTCAAACATACGGCGCAAAAAGAAAACGGGCGTTTGAAGCAGATCAAACGCCCGTCCCATGTGTCAACTGTTCAATGCTCTCACGCTCAACATGAGCGTGCCTTCGCTCCTTCAATCAGGCCAAGCCGACGCCGCACTGGCGTCGAAGGGGCCCCCGAAGGAGTTGACCACTTCCAAACGAGCAATCGGATGCGTGAACAGCCGATTGAACTCGCTCAAAATTTCCCTGAACTATTCCGAGTCGGAAGTCGGGATCAACGGACCAGCCGCTCCCAAACCGCCCTTCAGGTCGCCTTCGTCCATCGGAGTCGGCATGCCCGACTCGGCGGCTTCGGCAGCAGCAGCGGTCTTCTCTTGCTCCTCGCTCCAGTCGACTCGCTTGAGCGAC includes the following:
- a CDS encoding ABC transporter substrate-binding protein; the protein is MNLNRRELLGATLATVAVAGAKPVKASDVFSAPAIHVSGKPVVRVLGTHVTLQEDLRVRAEADLGIQLEFTPGGSAEVLHRASTRPESFDLYEQWSNSIRVLWQAGAIQPIDRTRIRYWDEINPLTRVGRLTPEAKIGAGDAPNELLFIQPDGTLGGQSTEQISFLPYVHNVDSFGYDASFVPRGIPYETESWAWLLDDRWAGKVAIVNEPTIGLFDLAMAVQAKGLAEFGDIGNLSEAELETLFQILEDYRRSGHFRGVWSSVPSSVGLMSRGEVVIESMFSPAVFELRGRGIECVNASPKEGYRAWHGVMCLSSRTSGSVKDAAYEYMNWWLSGWPGAFIARQGYYISNPQRSREELSEAEWDYWYEGKPATTDLQGTTGRVVVKEGQARDGGSYEKRFCNIAVWNTVMKSYEASLRHWNEFVSG
- a CDS encoding response regulator; protein product: MTSSLVDNSSSCEAKRPTFLLIEDDAVDVEAFRRAVKRNQVDCELVHASDGGEALKKLRSIVSESDDVGVLAFLDLNMPGLNGHEFLTEVRRDDSLKRLAVFVVTTSRHQRDIALAYDKNVAGYFEKDDLNSVLEMARQFAGRLVFPSLGSKNA
- the argC gene encoding N-acetyl-gamma-glutamyl-phosphate reductase, with the protein product MSSSDLRVALIGSTGYTALEVARLLLTHPSAELVIATSRQDEGKPLSEIHPMLAGRCDVTLQPLDADVIAKSADVAMCCLPHGASAESVKQLAGAGMRVIDFSADFRLSSLETYEHWYGVKHPWPERIGNVVYGMPEFFADEIRSADIVANPGCYPTSAIMPLAPLVKAGLIETEDIIVDSKSGVSGAGRSPKLGTLYCETNESISAYAVGTHRHAPEIADLVERIAGAAIEVMFTPHLTPMDRGILSTIYVKPAGKAGSVEDAVRAMMSLLRDTYADQPCVHVVDHLPATKYVAGTNQVQISVRPSGKRAVIVCAIDNLTKGASGAAVQNMNVMFGLPETAGLLM
- a CDS encoding lactate/malate dehydrogenase family protein — translated: MKVSIIGAGGLVGSCAAYALQCGGLAREIALLDVNVETAVGHALDLQHGSPSVADQTIVGGGYEHIPDSDIICITAGLRRKPDESRLDLINRNTDLFVQILRDVKAAGPKQSAIVLVVSNPVDILTYVAAGMLGLPTKQVIGLGTQLDTIRFCSLIAEELKAPPTQTKALILGEHGDSMVPIWSSAAIGSLPLDKFPGWNPALANQLFTRTRGSGAEVIKRKGGAGFAVGIAIRDVIDAVILDRKCLLPVSSVQSGCYGIHDVALSVPTVVGRTGVVDQLEIDLWPKEVQGLRASGAALRKTLDTVLPRIK
- a CDS encoding DUF1015 domain-containing protein, which produces MPEVTPFAALRYNLDHIRSLSEVVAPPYDVIDAEYQEVLYKRHPSNVIRVILNREEPGDEIDETYSRAAGFVQQWISEGVLKQDDEPGFYLYHQTFAISGESGDQESVTRRGFMGRVRLEPFGKGNIHPHEETHPKAKVDRLKLMKATEQNNSPIFGLYPDNDNAVIECLEAAKADVTPIEATDDAGVVHTVWPITDPDAVTKASQLLADKPMFVADGHHRYETACDYRDFVAEQAGGIAPDHPVNFVMTMLVGMNDPGLVVLPTHRLIRGIRPMRSEELIKRLGNGFNCETLSGGLSAADDAWTRIQLADRQSLMALYAVGDETWVMVNANENAMARMAEIAGDQSETWRSLGVSLLHKLVLEDCLGESGHPKPTYIHDVADVVAGLKGESQAAESEGDGDYTFAALVMPATVSDIEQISLNHERMPAKSTYFYPKLLSGLAFHRLTP
- a CDS encoding class II aldolase/adducin family protein, producing the protein MQNIHKIKQDMCDIGRRIYNRQFAAANDGNITVRVSDNEVLCTPTMHCKGYLTPDDISMIDMTGKQIAGRKKRSSEALLHLEIYKQRADIKSVVHCHPPHATAFAIAREPIPQCILPEVEVFLGDVPITKYETPGGQAFADTIIPFVEKTNVMILANHGTVSYGESVERAYWWTEILDSYCRMLLLAKQLGNVSYLDETKSRELLELKDKWGFKDPRNTSEFEDCDICANDIFRDSWKDSGVERRAFAPPPPIKTSSSASAAPAGVDEEQLVKLITNEVMRQMKASS
- a CDS encoding sensor histidine kinase; the encoded protein is MMLTQLGRQTLRQRIYLASACLVALCVLSTWIGVSGQSSLLKSFAEYQRAESTSVVIESIDRKVQELKSRSESYLLTGASAQYRAALTLQEELAEEIERAKGADASIEETLVQMEGHLNVLSDQLKLAAEERELRSLLVQQELPEKAELVRDAFNQLRAWWMKDPVKYEQQIRKHGGARGAYVSAHRSLLEYFNHPKSESFDRATQDLEMARLACLELQEAPDNQQEEVQRILAEVLASLSEFQRVGTRAFQATRGYMVYSNVVMAGEIAEFSYQSSKLKEFVREQKTLNQRNREASFRRSRYIAVGAAVGAVLLAMLLATSLSMAVIGPISRLTEMFRRLAAGETMVISTETERTDEIAEMVKAARVFSDKNQETKLLLDRSERLSQELVKKAEALIESNRELDNFAYIASHDLKSPLRGIQHLASWVQEDCEGILPESSQEHLKHMQTRVRSMECLLDDLLNYSRVGRVDSRPEHVDTNELVTSIVAMADNLDGCDISWDTLPVFDTVRTPLQQVLLNLISNAVKYNDKGADGRIEVRCGEDVDWYNWEVADNGIGIEARFHEKVFQMYQRVATDVSDGSGMGLAIAKKHVEHYGGEIGLHSSPGSGTTFWFTWPKQIESVNQSVKDRPAEDSIVNVRT